A section of the Telopea speciosissima isolate NSW1024214 ecotype Mountain lineage chromosome 3, Tspe_v1, whole genome shotgun sequence genome encodes:
- the LOC122654677 gene encoding protein NPGR2-like, translated as MGRNKWMRKRGSGVRPGLGKMMRCLCSGEQLRADDMVPSSDSLATRDYSASLYSSRTGETEQRPDTSNIEEAESSLRESSCLNYEEARALLGKLEYQKGNIEAALHVFEGIDVAAVTPKMKLSIARRVENHRRRSNNDVTPPMSMHAVSLLSEAIFLKSKSLQVLGKFGEAAQSCKVILDTIESALPEGLPENFGTDCKLLETLNKAVELLPELWKLAGFPHEAILSYRRALLYHWNLGVETTARIQKEFAIFLLYSGCDASPPNLRSQIEGSFVPRNNIEEAVLLLMILLRKFALKRIEWDPSIMDHLSFALSVSGELRTLAYQFEELLPGILDRNDRYYILALCYHGVGEDMVALNLLRKLLSSRENPNSLPGLILASKICGGSPNCAEEGVGFACRALGLLQCGCDTMGSVANCLLGISLSAEARSGFSDSERTMKESEALKALETAERTMRERDPKVLFHLSLENAEQRRLNVALYYAKQLLELEADSNVKGWLLLARILSSQQRYKDAETVINTALDQTGKWDQGELLRTKAKLQIAQGQLRNAVETFTHLLAVLQVQSKNFVAGKKLQKDSGKHDRSLEIETWHDLANVYMSLSLWRDAEVCLSKSKVISPYSASRCHATGLLNEAKGLHKEALKAFTSALDIEPTHVPSLVSTATVLRQLGDKSLAVVRSFLIDALRLDRTNASAWYNLGLLYKAEGGASAQEAAECFQTAAFLEDSAPVEPFR; from the exons ATGGGACGTAACAAATGGATGAGAAAGCGGGGAAGTGGTGTTAGACCAgggttggggaagatgatgaGATGCCTTTGTTCTGGAGAGCAGTTAAGAGCAGATGACATGGTCCCCTCATCGGACTCCCTGGCCACCAGGGACTATTCGGCCAGTTTGTATTCATCTCGAACTGGTGAGACTGAGCAGAGGCCAGATACTAGCAATATTGAAGAGGCTGAATCATCTCTCCGTGAAAGTAGTTGTCTAAACTATGAG GAGGCTAGAGCATTGTTAGGAAAGCTTGAGTATCAAAAAGGAAACATAGAAGCTGCTCTTCATGTGTTTGAGGGAATAGACGTTGCTGCTGTTACTCCCAAGATGAAACTCTCAATTGCTCGAAGAGTTGAAAACCACAGACGCCGTTCCAACAATGATGTTACCCCTCCCATGTCTATGCATGCTGTCAGTTTGCTTTCTGAAGCAATCTTTCTGAAATCAAAATCATTGCAAGTCCTTGGGAAATTTGGAG AAGCTGCTCAATCATGCAAAGTTATTCTGGACACTATTGAATCTGCATTACCGGAAGGCTTACCTGAAAACTTTGGTACTGATTGTAAATTACTGGAGACTCTAAACAAGGCAGTCGAGTTGCTTCCGGAGTTATGGAAGCTTGCTGGTTTTCCTCATGAAGCAATTTTGTCATACCGGCGTGCCCTCCTTTACCATTGGAATCTTGGTGTGGAGACCACTGCAAGGATACAGAAAGAGTTCGccatttttcttctctataGTGGTTGTGATGCAAGCCCCCCAAACCTCCGTTCCCAAATAGAAGGCTCTTTTGTACctagaaataatatagaagagGCTGTTCTTCTGTTGATGATTTTGTTAAGAAAATTTGCTCTCAAAAGGATTGAATGGGATCCATCTATCATGGATCACCTTTCATTTGCTCTATCGGTGTCAGGGGAATTGAGAACCTTGGCCTATCAATTTGAAGAATTACTTCCTGGGATTTTGGATAGAAATGATAGATATTACATCCTAGCTCTCTGTTACCATGGGGTAGGAGAAGACATGGTTGCTCTGAATTTGTTGAGGAAGCTGCTAAGTAGCAGAGAGAATCCAAATAGCCTGCCAGGTTTAATACTGGCTTCCAAGATTTGTGGAGGGAGCCCTAACTGTGCAGAAGAAGGGGTGGGGTTTGCTTGCAGAGCACTTGGTCTATTGCAGTGTGGATGTGATACGATGGGAAGTGTTGCTAACTGCTTACTTGGTATTTCACTCTCAGCTGAGGCCAGATCAGGTTTTTCAGACTCTGAGAGGACAATGAAAGAGTCTGAGGCACTTAAGGCATTAGAAACTGCTGAGAGAACAATGagagaaagagatcctaaagtttTATTTCATCTCAGCCTTGAAAATGCTGAGCAGAGGAGGTTGAATGTTGCCCTTTACTATGCAAAGCAATTACTGGAATTGGAAGCTGATTCTAACGTGAAAGGGTGGCTCTTATTGGCTCGAATATTATCTTCTCAGCAGAGATATAAGGATGCCGAGACAGTCATCAATACTGCTCTGGATCAGACCGGGAAGTGGGATCAGGGAGAGTTGTTGCGGACTAAAGCTAAACTCCAGATTGCACAGGGTCAGTTGAGGAATGCTGTTGAGACATTTACTCATCTACTTGCTGTTCTTCAAGTTCAGAGTAAAAATTTTGTAGCTGGGAAGAAGCTTCAAAAG GACAGTGGAAAGCATGATAGAAGTTTAGAAATAGAGACGTGGCATGATCTGGCTAATGTATACATGAGCTTGTCACTGTGGCGAGATGCTGAAGTCTGTCTCTCTAAATCCAAGGTCATTAGTCCTTATTCTGCTTCTCGTTGTCATGCCACAG GTTTACTCAATGAAGCAAAAGGCCTCCACAAAGAAGCTCTAAAAGCATTCACAAGTGCACTAGATATTGAACCCACCCATGTCCCAAGCTTGGTCTCTACGGCTACTGTTCTTAGACAGCTTGGTGACAAGTCATTGGCTGTAGTTAGAAGCTTCCTAATAGATGCCTTGCGGCTGGATCGAACAAACGCCTCTGCTTGGTACAACCTTGGGCTTCTGTACAAAGCTGAGGGTGGTGCATCAGCACAAGAAGCTGCTGAATGTTTTCAGACTGCGGCTTTTCTTGAAGACTCTGCACCAGTTGAACCATTCAGATAA